In the genome of Colwellia sp. PAMC 21821, the window GTTCAGGATAATTGTTTTGAAAAAATGGTACCAAATAATCAGCGGCTAAATGTGCTAAACCGGCGGCACCAAAGCCAACGGCTAAAATAAGCATATAATCTTTCAGCTCAGGCTGTTTTGAATTCTCGCGAGTCTCGGCCTCAACTTTTTCAATCAAACGGTCAATACTTGATGTATCTGCACCATTTTTTGCATCAATACGCTTATGGTTTGCTGCCATATAAAGTAAAAATGCCATCCAAATATTGGCGACAACAATATCAACCGTTACCATAATGGTAAATATTTTACCGTCAGCACCGTATATTTCTTTCATGGCGAGCATATTTGCGCCACCACCGATCCAACTACCCGCTAAAGCTGCCATACCGCGCCAAACAGCATCAGGACCAGAAACACCAATTAACTCAGGCCATACTGCTGAAACAATTAATAAGGCGATTGGTCCACCGATAATCACACCAACCGTACCAGTTAAAAACATAATAATGGCTTTACTGCCTAAGCCAGCAATCGCTTTAATATCTATGCTAAGCGTTAACAACACTAAACAAGCAGGTAAGAGAAAATATTTTGCTACTTCATCAACTTGGCTAACATCAGCACTCACAATACCAAAAGTATTTAATAGTGATGGGAGTAAATAACACATTAACAGTGCTGGAACATATTTATAGAATTTACGACAAGCCGCGCTTTGGCTGTTAGATGTATAAAAAACAAAACCTAAAATTAGCGCTAAAATGCCGAGCACGGTGGCATCGTTCGTGATCAATGGCGCATTAGCCAAAACTGTATCTTGCATTATTTTTCCTTTTAATTTTTACAATTTACGCTGTTGTTAATTTTTATATTTTTTAAACAGGTAAAATTTTATTAGTGTAATATCGTATCTGAAATTGAAATTTTATCTAGTTCCAGCTTCAATAGCTGTGCAGCTGGATCTTTTGGGCATTGCTCAACAAAGTATTGATAGTCATCATAAGCCACTTTGAAACAGTCTAATTGGTGTAATAAAAAACCACGGTCACGACGTTCAAATGGGTCATTTGGGTTAAGCGCTAAGAGCATATCAACACACTTTAACGCATCATCGTAAGCCTGTTCACGTATAAAAGCAGCTTTAAGACTGGTGATATGTTCCAACACTAAGCTTTCTTGCTTCATTATATCGAGTGTTACTTCAAATGGGTCGCCT includes:
- a CDS encoding DUF819 family protein translates to MQDTVLANAPLITNDATVLGILALILGFVFYTSNSQSAACRKFYKYVPALLMCYLLPSLLNTFGIVSADVSQVDEVAKYFLLPACLVLLTLSIDIKAIAGLGSKAIIMFLTGTVGVIIGGPIALLIVSAVWPELIGVSGPDAVWRGMAALAGSWIGGGANMLAMKEIYGADGKIFTIMVTVDIVVANIWMAFLLYMAANHKRIDAKNGADTSSIDRLIEKVEAETRENSKQPELKDYMLILAVGFGAAGLAHLAADYLVPFFQNNYPELKKFSLHSKLFWIIVLVTSIGLALSFTKVRKLESVGASKVGSSFLYVLVATIGLHMDITQIVEAPKYMVIGLIWMAVHVILLFAVRKFIKAPVFYLAVGSKANIGGAASAPVIASAFHPSLAPVGVLLAVFGYALGTYMAWLCGQLLRIVGS